One Thamnophis elegans isolate rThaEle1 chromosome 2, rThaEle1.pri, whole genome shotgun sequence genomic window, TTCGCTCTCTCGCCTTTTCATTCCTTACCACAATTATGGCAATTCTACCTCCAACATCTCCAACTACTGTTATGGGTGGTTTTTCTTTGGCCATCATCACTATAGGAGGGAAACAAACCCAGAACCATAGATTTAGTGTACAGTATGGATACATGTTCTTGCTTTGTAAATTAATGCATAGCATAGTGTTTTACTGTAGTCTTCATTCTGCATGACTAAAgagatatttttaattatttccttATTGGCTACAATTGGAATATAACCAATTAAAGATATCTCTTTAATTGGACTGTAACCAATACAGAACCAATTACTGTATATGTGATTTAATATGCATACATATGTAGATAATATATTACAAGCTCCCTACATGAGATAAATATCTTTCTATTTCAAACCCAAATGACCTGATCATTAGTTTGCCTATCTGccgttttaaaaaattacaaccaAAGACTGAAATGAAACAGTTGGAATCAACCAGACTTGGGATCACtgctaaatgttaaaaaaatcagacaaaatAATGCAGACATATAGTGAAGTAGCTGATATTGTACCATTCCAAATGTGATTTCattcaatattattattactgtagGAGGCAGTTGTGCAGGCAGATTAATTCTGTGTCAGTGGATACTTAGAAGGTCCACCATGCCCATTTGTGGTGATAACCTTCAATATAGATTTTAATTACAAATGAACCCAAATGCAAACTAGCTTCCATTAAATTAGCATTTCTGTTTACAATAAACAGATGGCTACCTACTACCTAAAAACAATAATTTGCTAAACAGAAATTTACTAATGTTTTACTGTCAAATGCTGCTTCATTCATAATCTTCCAACACCAATAgaagcaaataatttttctgttaaATTTTAGCTGATTATACTGCAATTCAAATCATAATGCTAGCAGTAGTAATTATACACATTACTTTACCTATTGTAATATGTACTGTAAAAATGGGATACAACTTAAAAGTGCAAACCTACCCAATGTTTAGaaatattatgttttatttttacatgCTCACTGATTTTATAAAGGATTCCACTGTAGATATTTTTCCAGGCATAAaccaaaaagaagcaataaatgtTATTAGAATCTTACTTCTCAATATGCTATTTCTATACTTGGATAGGTTTAATCATACAAGCCCTCACTTTCAACATGAAGAAATGCAGcgtaaatacagataaattctATACTTGACAACTTGACTGTTTAGTCAAATATAACAGATTTCAGATTGTCCCCTGATATTCTAAAGAGAAAAATAcaatttgacaatgtgaattgagTTTGACAAGCTACTGTgtacaaaaatagaaaaatgtaacAACATACAGGGTAGCTCCAGGCCAGTGCACAATGTAGTATTTTTTACTGTTGGAGGAGAGTGCCGTCCATCATCCATGTCTTGCTCTGTGCACTGAGCCTCTCCATGGATAACTGCCAGGCCTAACCGCAGTCGCTCAGCATAAGACTGGGCCCTGTGTAAGTAGGAACCAAGTATTAATCAAGGCAAGACTTTCTCTCTGAGAAGCTTTAAAGATATATTCACTTTTTCAAACAAGATGAAGCTACACGCTGTTTCATCAAttattaatgaaaagaaaaattatgCTTCCTTTCAGCAAAATAGTACAGATGCTTTTGGCCCTTTGACCCACCCCCTCCCCCATaagcatatttttttctattaagtATATATTATTTGACAAATGCTTTTTAAGCACAAGGCCTTCCAAAGTCACAATCATCCACCAAAGCTCTTTTAAGCATTCATGGATGCACGAAAAGTGTTTtcatttgtgaaaaatggggggggggggagctattaCTTAGCCTACTGACTTATGCATAAAAGATAATCTAAGCTTTTAATTTGGTGACCTTAATTAAAAATTTCTACCCTGAAGAGGTTAAATTTCAGCTGATTATACTGCAATTCAAATCATAATGCTAGCAGTAGTAATTATACACATTATACACTGAAGAGGTTCAGTGCATATATCCATTTAATTCCACGTATTAGAGATCCATTTTGAGGGGCATTatggtatttttcagagtataagatgcaccttttttccctcaaaaaagaggctgaaaatctgggtgcattttatacactgaatatagcattttttgcctcctgaaaccccgccccttcaccaaaatggccttgcatagcctttaggaggctttcagaatgctcctgggagctggggagggcagaaatgagcgaaaaacgggccattttttgcccctcccccccagcctccaggagcactttataaaccccctaaagactatgcatgcccttttttgaagaaaaacgggccatttttgagaggtctgcggagtgcaaaaactttttaaaaaaaatttgcctcttcaaaatcttggtgcgtcataTACtccggtgggtcttatactccgaaaaatacagtatttggagAATGATGCCCTAAAGTTGGAAGTCACCAATAGTTATTGGCATACAAGATCCAATTTCTATGGTTGTGCATAAACTCAAATCTAAAGAGAAAATATAATTTGACAATGTGAGTGGATAAGCACATGGTGAGTCTCAGGAATTCTGTACTAGCATCTTCTTCAGAGATTGTACAAAATGTTCTGAACCACATTTGGTCACTGAATTTTGATCTCTGTACAATTCTACTAGGTAGAATTTTGCAGATAGGAATTTTTGTAATATAGGTATTCTCTGCTTAACTATCtgtcatttagtggccatttgaagttacgacagatCCCCACAACCCAGTCCCGGAGTTCCAATGGCTGCACATGTCTCTGTGGACAGGTGATCGCATTTGGGGCGCTTGGCaacactcacatttatgactgtttgcagGGTCCCATGTCACAAGACCACAATTTTCAATGGTTTCTGGCAGTTACTTCCAGTTTCAACAAAAATACTCTTTGGGTAATATGGATGCATTTATCAACCAATGCATTTgattaacaactgttgcaaaataggtcataaaattggatatGGCTACATGGTGACCTACTTAATGACCATCATGACTTGCAatcataattctgggctcaattacacttataagtcaaggactaccctattcatatctaaataaataccTCTTAGCAGCATCAGGACTCTTTGCTACTATAACTGCATTCCTATAATCAGGAatctaaaaaaaatggagaaaaggttTTGATTTTGAAGCAGTTTGGTTCTGAAAGTAATTCTTTTTGCAAGTAATTATTTGTTATTATGTGACTGGGGGAAATCATTTAAGGACTACCATACTTGGTAACTTTTAAATAAATGGTGAATCCATTACTATAAAGTAATtacatttcctttttatttaattgtgtGAGGAATTACCCATTATGAAAACATGAGGCTAGCTTGTCTGAGAATGTGAGGCCAGGATGAAGATGCCATCATGTTAATATGAAGCAGGCATGTACACAAAGAGGACAGGAACCAGGAATCTTGTCAAAAAGATTTCTTCATGAGGTAATTAAGACCAAACCAAATTAAGAATTAGAGAAGAAATGATAATGCTCAGTCACCTGAACTCTGAGATGGcgagcaaataaatttaattcacATATACATACATCTATACATATCAGCAGACAGACAAGGGAAATTGGGGGTTTAACATACAGATTCCTCCATCCCACTGAGCGTTACCATACTTTCTTGTAAATCAACAAAACGAGCTTTGTGGAATAAAAGGGATTCTGAAGCCTGCCCACTCTTTGAATCATCGTGGACTCAGACATGGCAGTTTCAGTCTATCTAGCTATTGCCTGGCAGCCTAATTGAGAAGGATGCTGGTAATGGGGATGAATGTGCGTGTCAGAAACTGCAGGTTTAATCATTAGGTCTCCATTTATTCCACCGGAACTTGACATGCCTCAGTGTTTGGTTGAAAATGATTTCGGTGTGTTCCTAATTATTTCCTGGCTGTTCAATGGAGGTGTGTGTCTCATATGCTCGAGTCACAGCTGTCTGGAAAACCCAGGTATAAAACATGGGTAATTGCAAAATCTGCATGTCTCGATAGGATGCATGTGTGAATGACCATAACTTAAATTTGGTACTCAGCACTCacaaagttcttttttttcattatctGTACTGAGAGATAATATAGATATGAAAACATCATCTTCTAATAGAACAAAAGTTCTATTAAGAGATAAAAATCACTTTATACCTCTTCCTGTATATACTGAAGCAAGAAAGGTGATGCTCTCAAGTTATcaacaggaaagctaaaaaaaccctgTATTTCTTTCTGATGAAGATCCATAGTGATGATGTGGCTTAAACCTAAAAACCaaacatataaaatattatatatacaaCTTCCAACAATTACAGAGGGATATATAATTATTTAAGCTGGAATTAACGAAGATGTTTACTATCAGGATAGACTTAAATCACAAGATAGGAAATctcattttaaagtttaaaatcaCATTTAGTTATTGAAGAAAGATTCTGTCATTATAATGTGCATTCCTGATGCCTGTTATAACCTGAATACACATTCTTCAGTGTTTCAGGAAAGATTCATACTCTAAAACCCAAACAAAGGATATTTAATCAAAAAAATTTCATATTAAAAGAAAGTGGTATAATGATTTTAACACCAAAGAAGTTGATTAACATTGAAGTCATTAAGAAATGAACTAGCTCCAGTTCAATTATTTgtggttacaggtagtcctcaacttacaaccacaaacgagtccaaagtttatgttgctaagtgagttttgccccattttattgacCTTTCTTTCCAAATTGTTAAAAGAATCATTGCAgtgtaacaaggttgttaaatgaatctagatTCCCGTTTGACTTTTCTTATCAGAAGtttacaaaatgtgatcacatgaccccaggatactgcaaccatcatagaaATGAGTCAGTCgacaagtgtctaaattttgatcacatgaccatggaatgcACAATAGTTTTgtaaaaaacagccataagtcacttttttcagttaacttgaaatggtcactaaatgagctgttgtaagtcgaggactacttctaTTTGGAGGATATTTTTCTTATGATATACTAACAGAATGACCACCCTTAGCCTTTTCCATTATTGATAAAAAAAGGAACAGCTGAATTGTTTGCATTTTGTGTCCCTTTCTTTTTTACACACAAATATCGGAAATATCACAGCAGGGCataaacaaggaaggaaaaattagaGACTTCTGTAAGATATTTTTAACACAAAGATGTCATAcactacacacatacacacgcgcACAGAATAAATTACAGAATCTTGGAATCTATGATAGAAACTTCTAATCCTCGTTTACTAGTGAATTCATTACTATGGAGTCTCTTTCAAAAATCAGTATGAGTGATTCTAAACATGTtgtcttttaaataattgttCTATAGCTTTTCTGCAGAAAACTATTCTTATAGTAAAAAGCAAAACTCTACAAAATCAGTTATTCTTGTCACCATCTTTGGGGACAAACATCGCTTATATGAACTGCAAGAATTAAAACCAATGTTGCCTCTAATCAGCCCATTTACCTGCTTTAGCCAACATAGAAGCAAGGAGTTTACAGACTATTGAGCCTCTCTTCCTCATTTTGCTTTGTTTACTATAAGGGAAGTAGGGAATTACACCTGTGATGGTTTTGGCACAGGATGTTTTCAGTGCATAAACCATAATCAACAGTTCCATTACTGCAGTGTTCACATCTCTGAAAAGGTAGAAAATACAAATTGGTTATCTCTGTGTCCATAATCCTACAATATTTGATATTTTATCAACACTATATCATGGTTTGTCAAATAGTCCATACATAAAATTAAGGCACAGATTACAAATCGCAATAGCTGTGGTCACATATGGTGTCAATCTGAAATAAATTTaggtttatatttttattatatattttaatagaaaggtttattaaaaataaaccttTATCCCTAGGTTATTATTTAGTGTGCTGTGTGAATTCAcagcacactttaaaaaaaaaaaatcatttaatcatttaATAACATCACAACAAACTAGTCAGCTTTTTTATCTTCTCTTGACATTTTCCCAACTATGTACTGTATAGAAAAATCTGGGATTCTGTAGAAACTTAACAGAAATTTCTGTATATAAAAATGAGTACAGTAGataagcagtttttaaaaatagtttgtaaATCATTAACAAACTTTTGCAATGCATATACAGGCAAGATTTAAGACCATGTTCTAAGACATAACATTTTGTAtacaattaattaaattatataCTTAATTTATAAATAGTATATTTGAACTAAGAGGACATCCCAGAACAGAGGTAGACCATTTAGTACTAATAGGCACCAATGTGCTCCTGAACATGTCCTCTTTGCTCCCTCAATACAActtgttttaatttcttttaaagttacttgtggtttttaaaagtgACATTGACATCTCTCAAGGCCAGACTAAGCTGTCTTAGCCCACAATGATGATGAATTTAATTAGCATAATTATTAACATTGCAGTAATCATTAGCAGCAAACTGTAGTGGGGTTGGGAGAAAAATATTTGCATGTGTTAATTTGTTAGGAAATTTCATACAGAACCAGTACACTCAACGGGCAGTTCATTTATCCAAGAAAATTCATTTTAACCTTCACAGTTGAAGGACAATGTACAAAACTCTCACCTGGGAATTGTCTGAATGATAAATACATCTTGTCCTCGGACTGATTCTTTTATTTCAACTCTTGTTTCTGCAGAGAAACATAGATAATTAAACAAACTTTGCAGGACTGTCTAACTTATCCTTAAAACTACTAATAGCAGCACTGAAATACAAGGGTTGGATAGGGTTAAAAAAGAATCCATTAGAAACCTATCCTAAtctaatgaaaataaaacatatcccACAGAAATGAATAGCGTTTGAATCTTAAAAAGAAATCTGttattatatattaaatttaagGACAGAAATTTTTACACCACAAATATTTGTTGACGTGAATAAATTCTGTTCCCTTTGCCAAGccatttctgtctgtctatccttaGCTCTAGCTATTCTCTACCTCTTTCTAGTTGTTTGGAAAGTTGTACTATAGATTCCCCTTCTGAAAACCAACAGGTGTACAGTTAACGGGTTGAACAAAAttaaggaaagccagattcaaatCCACTCTTAGCAATGGATGAGTCTCTGTCTACCTCAAATGGCTGTTGCAGAGAAAAGGAATGGAAGGCTAGAATGCTGAGTATATCATTTTGAGCTCCTGATGGTTCTAATGCAgttaaataatagtaataaataaatccTCATTTAAAGGACTTTTGAACAGAAGATTTATCACATTTATAATTCTTCTGACAAGACTTCCCATTATAGCAggaagagaaatatataatttatcGAGCAGCTTCTCAAAGCAAACCTACACACATTAGTTAGACTACATATACACCATTACCTCCAGGTGCAATGATGAAaagttttcattgtttttaaaattcctCCATAGATCTCTTCTCAATTTATCAACTTTTATACACAAGTCGCATCATCATATAGTTGTCATGCTTCTGCAGCTGATCACAAGACCAAGAAAACATGGAGCTGTAAAGATGGGTGCTG contains:
- the PRPSAP1 gene encoding phosphoribosyl pyrophosphate synthase-associated protein 1 isoform X2, whose amino-acid sequence is MNAARSGYRVFSANSSAACTELAKRITERLGAELGKSVVYQETNGETRVEIKESVRGQDVFIIQTIPRDVNTAVMELLIMVYALKTSCAKTITGVIPYFPYSKQSKMRKRGSIVCKLLASMLAKAGLSHIITMDLHQKEIQGFFSFPVDNLRASPFLLQYIQEEIPDYRNAVIVAKSPDAAKRAQSYAERLRLGLAVIHGEAQCTEQDMDDGRHSPPTVKNTTLCTGLELPLMMAKEKPPITVVGDVGGRIAIIVDDIIDDVESFVAAAEILKERGAYKIFIMATHGLLSADAPRLIEESSIDEVVVTNTVPHEVQKLQCPKIKTVDISLILSEAIRRIHNGESMAYLFRNITMDD
- the PRPSAP1 gene encoding phosphoribosyl pyrophosphate synthase-associated protein 1 isoform X1, which gives rise to MPRKLLLPYKSVFSHSRVGRGLHDSLAMNAARSGYRVFSANSSAACTELAKRITERLGAELGKSVVYQETNGETRVEIKESVRGQDVFIIQTIPRDVNTAVMELLIMVYALKTSCAKTITGVIPYFPYSKQSKMRKRGSIVCKLLASMLAKAGLSHIITMDLHQKEIQGFFSFPVDNLRASPFLLQYIQEEIPDYRNAVIVAKSPDAAKRAQSYAERLRLGLAVIHGEAQCTEQDMDDGRHSPPTVKNTTLCTGLELPLMMAKEKPPITVVGDVGGRIAIIVDDIIDDVESFVAAAEILKERGAYKIFIMATHGLLSADAPRLIEESSIDEVVVTNTVPHEVQKLQCPKIKTVDISLILSEAIRRIHNGESMAYLFRNITMDD